Below is a window of bacterium CG_4_10_14_0_2_um_filter_33_32 DNA.
AATTTCACTTGCCACAACCCTACCTCCGCCAATCGCCGGAATTAATCTTTGTGATACTATCCCCACTAATATACCAGCCAGCTGAGTTCTGATTTGCTGCTGTTGGTGAGCCGGGAAAACATCAATTATTCTATCAACTGTCTGTGTAGCATTATTAGTATGTAATGTTGCAAATACTAAATGACCGGTTTCTGCGATAGTAATCGCGGTTGAAATGGTTTCAAGATCCCTCATCTCTCCAACCAACACAACATCCGGGTCTTCTCTAAGTATGGCCCTTAAGGCAGAGGCGAACGAACGGGTATCATAATGCAATTCTCTCTGAGCAATAATAGCTTTTTTATTAACATGGTTATATTCAATAGGATCTTCAACGGTTATTATGTGACCGCCTTTTTCCTCGTTAATTTTATCAACCATTGCCGCAAGAGTTGTAGACTTTCCATGACCCGTGGGACCCGTAACAAGCACAAAACCCTGAGAATATTCTGTAAATCTATTACAAATTTTAGGTACCCCTAATTCGTCAATTGTTCTAATTTTTACAGGTATAAGCCTTAAAGCTAAGCTTAAACAGCCCTTTTGATGATAAGCATTAGCCCTAAACCTTGCTATATCACCGTGACTGAAGGAAAAATCTATTTCTTTATCTCTAATAAGAATTTCCTTCTGGATATCATTAAGAATGGAAAAAGTAAGATCCT
It encodes the following:
- a CDS encoding type IV pili twitching motility protein PilT, whose amino-acid sequence is MKIEELIEEVLNQNASDLHLSVNLPPTIRVDGYLRSLNQYSKLSPTEIKDLTFSILNDIQKEILIRDKEIDFSFSHGDIARFRANAYHQKGCLSLALRLIPVKIRTIDELGVPKICNRFTEYSQGFVLVTGPTGHGKSTTLAAMVDKINEEKGGHIITVEDPIEYNHVNKKAIIAQRELHYDTRSFASALRAILREDPDVVLVGEMRDLETISTAITIAETGHLVFATLHTNNATQTVDRIIDVFPAHQQQQIRTQLAGILVGIVSQRLIPAIGGGRVVASEILMINSAARNIIREAKTHQLEAVIQTGADQGMQTIDSDLARLVRSGKISMDEARNYALDLHQLERYLMK